In a genomic window of Xylophilus rhododendri:
- a CDS encoding response regulator, whose product MRILLVEDDTMIGEAVLGLLRAERYAVDWVRDGEMADTALRSEHYDGVLLDLGLPRRDGIEVLKALRARGGRVPVLIATARDAIADRVAGLDAGAEDYVVKPFDTDELLARMRALVRRGEGHAAPTFSHRGVTLDPATHQATQDGRPVALSAREWAVLEPMLARPGVIFSRTQLEERMFSWKDEVSSNAVEVYIHGVRKKLGAELIQTVRGLGYMVPKA is encoded by the coding sequence ATGCGAATCCTGCTGGTCGAAGACGACACCATGATCGGCGAGGCCGTGCTCGGCCTGCTGCGCGCCGAGCGTTATGCGGTGGACTGGGTGCGCGACGGCGAGATGGCCGACACGGCGCTGCGCAGCGAGCACTACGACGGCGTGCTGCTCGACCTGGGCCTGCCGCGGCGCGACGGCATCGAGGTGCTGAAGGCCCTGCGCGCGCGCGGCGGCCGGGTGCCGGTGCTGATCGCCACGGCGCGGGATGCGATAGCCGACCGGGTCGCGGGGCTGGACGCCGGCGCCGAGGACTATGTCGTCAAGCCTTTCGACACCGACGAGCTGCTGGCCCGTATGCGCGCCCTGGTGCGGCGCGGCGAGGGCCATGCGGCGCCCACCTTCTCGCACCGCGGCGTGACACTCGACCCGGCCACCCACCAAGCCACGCAGGATGGCCGGCCGGTGGCCCTGTCCGCGCGGGAATGGGCGGTGCTGGAGCCGATGCTGGCCCGGCCCGGCGTGATCTTCTCCCGCACCCAGCTGGAGGAGCGCATGTTCAGCTGGAAGGACGAGGTGAGCAGCAATGCGGTGGAGGTCTATATCCACGGCGTGCGCAAGAAGCTCGGCGCCGAGCTGATCCAGACGGTGCGCGGCCTCGGCTACATGGTGCCCAAGGCATGA
- a CDS encoding LytR/AlgR family response regulator transcription factor yields the protein MAMNILIVDDDQLARQRMRQMLMRCGTGLCGVVEEAADTGRATGLMRHRRFDLLLLDVQMPGQDGLELASSLRYWTPKPAVVFVTGHSQHALQAFEADAVDYLTKPVRPERLERALHKAASLCRTPDMPIEEVEESLRVVNRGRAQRLPLSEVLFLRAQDKRLLAVTSRGSFMLDGSLVELEKRQPGHWLRVHRHTLAARHAVQSLHRSATENEEVSGWHLSLRGTAERLQVARRMLGDVRSQLGLRPN from the coding sequence ATGGCAATGAACATCCTGATCGTCGACGACGACCAACTCGCGCGTCAGCGCATGCGGCAGATGCTGATGCGCTGCGGCACCGGGCTCTGCGGCGTGGTCGAGGAAGCCGCCGACACCGGCCGCGCCACCGGCCTGATGCGGCACCGCCGCTTCGACCTGCTGCTGCTCGACGTGCAGATGCCCGGGCAGGACGGGCTGGAGCTGGCCTCCTCGCTGCGCTACTGGACACCGAAGCCGGCGGTGGTCTTCGTCACCGGCCACAGCCAGCATGCGTTGCAGGCCTTCGAAGCCGATGCGGTCGACTACCTGACCAAGCCGGTGCGCCCCGAGCGCCTGGAGCGCGCCCTGCACAAGGCCGCCAGCCTGTGCCGCACGCCGGACATGCCCATCGAGGAAGTGGAAGAGAGCCTGAGGGTGGTCAACCGCGGCCGGGCCCAGCGGCTGCCGCTGTCGGAGGTGCTGTTCCTGCGTGCGCAGGACAAGCGCCTGCTGGCCGTCACCTCGCGCGGCAGCTTCATGCTCGACGGCTCCCTGGTCGAGCTGGAAAAGCGCCAGCCCGGCCACTGGCTGCGGGTGCACCGCCACACGCTGGCGGCCCGCCACGCGGTGCAATCCCTGCACCGCAGCGCGACGGAAAACGAAGAGGTCTCGGGCTGGCACCTGAGCCTGCGCGGCACGGCCGAGCGGCTGCAGGTGGCGCGGCGCATGCTTGGCGATGTGCGCAGCCAGTTGGGCCTGCGGCCGAATTGA
- the ppsR gene encoding posphoenolpyruvate synthetase regulatory kinase/phosphorylase PpsR, whose protein sequence is MHTRTVFFISDGTGITAEAFGNAIMSQFEIRPRHVRLPFIDTVDKAHQVVRQINHTFEVEGKRPLIFTTLVDMEVLKVVSGCKGMLMDMFATFVQPLEKELEIKSLHRVGRFADVSKSKEYNDRIEAINYSLDHDDGQSNRDLEGADVILVGVSRSGKTPTSLYLAMQHGLKAANYPLIPEDFERRQLPPALMPHKKKLFGLTILPERLAQIREERRPNSKYANLVNCRHEVAEAEAMMRRTGIRWLSTTTKSIEEIATTILQEIRPERLIY, encoded by the coding sequence ATGCACACCCGCACCGTTTTCTTCATCTCCGACGGCACCGGCATCACCGCCGAAGCCTTCGGCAACGCCATCATGTCGCAGTTCGAGATCCGGCCGCGCCATGTGCGCCTGCCCTTCATCGACACCGTCGACAAGGCCCACCAGGTGGTGCGCCAGATCAACCACACCTTCGAGGTGGAGGGCAAACGCCCGCTGATCTTCACCACCCTGGTCGACATGGAGGTGCTCAAGGTGGTGAGCGGCTGCAAGGGCATGCTGATGGACATGTTCGCCACCTTCGTGCAGCCGCTGGAAAAGGAGCTGGAGATCAAGTCCCTGCACCGCGTGGGCCGCTTCGCCGACGTCTCCAAGAGCAAGGAATACAACGACCGCATCGAGGCGATCAACTACAGCCTGGACCATGACGACGGCCAGTCCAACCGCGACCTCGAAGGCGCCGACGTGATCCTGGTGGGCGTGAGCCGCAGCGGCAAGACACCCACCTCGCTCTACCTGGCGATGCAGCACGGCCTGAAGGCGGCCAACTATCCGCTGATCCCCGAGGACTTCGAGCGCCGCCAGCTGCCCCCGGCCCTGATGCCGCACAAGAAGAAGCTCTTCGGCCTGACCATCCTGCCCGAGCGCCTGGCGCAGATCCGCGAGGAGCGCCGGCCCAACTCCAAATACGCCAACCTGGTCAACTGCCGCCACGAGGTGGCCGAGGCCGAGGCCATGATGCGGCGCACCGGCATCCGCTGGCTGTCGACCACCACCAAGTCGATCGAGGAGATCGCCACCACCATCCTGCAGGAGATCCGCCCCGAGCGGCTGATCTACTGA
- a CDS encoding ATP-binding protein, with protein sequence MNLHLPAPRSLQDRLMVLLLACVVLAAAALAMGAYRNALQEADAINDLHLQQVANSLRHTVPLGGMAGEGDDGDLDLQVQIWGSDGVQLYRSARSGLPQRAVLGFSDMTVEGTRYRVYSIQTPLQTVQIAQDMDARQERARAQALRATLPVVLVAPVLMLAMGAIISRTLAPVERMRRQVAGRAADDLRPLPEDHLPDEVLPLVQELNLLFGRVRGAFDAQRQFVADAAHELRSPLTALKLQVQGLQRGPTDAAAQEAATARLAQGIDRAIALVGQLLQLARQDAGEGAASPAVRIDLRDVVQTVVADALPLAAARQIDLGVVASDSAPLTGHAESLQTLLRNLLDNAIKFAPPGGRIDVELRQSAGEVLLAVDDNGPGIAQEFRARVLDRFFRAPDAQAPGSGLGLAIVRAVAERHGGRLALLASPTLGGLRVELRLPGA encoded by the coding sequence ATGAACCTGCACCTGCCCGCGCCGCGCTCGCTGCAGGACCGGCTGATGGTGCTGCTGCTGGCCTGCGTGGTGCTGGCCGCCGCCGCCCTGGCCATGGGCGCCTACCGCAATGCCCTGCAGGAGGCCGATGCGATCAACGACCTGCACCTGCAGCAGGTGGCCAATTCGCTGCGTCACACGGTGCCCCTGGGCGGCATGGCGGGCGAGGGCGACGACGGCGACCTGGACCTGCAGGTGCAGATCTGGGGCTCCGACGGCGTGCAGCTCTACCGCTCGGCGCGCTCCGGCCTGCCGCAGCGGGCGGTGCTGGGTTTTTCCGACATGACGGTCGAGGGCACGCGCTACCGCGTCTATTCGATCCAGACCCCGCTGCAGACGGTGCAGATCGCCCAGGACATGGACGCCCGCCAGGAGCGCGCCCGCGCCCAGGCCCTGCGCGCCACGCTGCCGGTGGTGCTGGTGGCGCCCGTCCTGATGCTGGCCATGGGCGCCATCATCAGCCGCACCCTGGCGCCGGTGGAGCGCATGCGCCGCCAGGTGGCCGGCCGCGCCGCCGACGACCTGCGGCCGCTGCCCGAAGACCATCTGCCCGACGAGGTGCTGCCCCTGGTGCAGGAACTCAACCTGCTGTTCGGCCGGGTGCGCGGCGCCTTCGATGCCCAGCGCCAGTTCGTCGCCGATGCGGCGCACGAGCTGCGCTCGCCGCTGACCGCACTCAAGCTGCAGGTGCAGGGCCTGCAGCGCGGGCCGACCGATGCCGCCGCGCAGGAGGCCGCCACCGCGCGGCTGGCGCAGGGCATAGACCGGGCGATCGCCCTGGTCGGCCAGCTGCTGCAGCTGGCGCGGCAGGATGCGGGCGAGGGCGCGGCATCGCCCGCCGTGCGTATCGACCTGCGCGACGTGGTGCAGACCGTGGTCGCCGACGCGCTGCCGCTGGCCGCCGCCCGGCAGATCGACCTGGGGGTGGTGGCATCCGACAGCGCCCCGCTGACCGGCCATGCCGAAAGCCTGCAGACCCTGCTGCGCAACCTGCTGGACAACGCGATCAAGTTCGCGCCGCCCGGCGGCCGGATCGATGTGGAACTGCGCCAATCCGCGGGCGAGGTGCTGCTGGCGGTCGACGACAACGGCCCCGGCATTGCGCAGGAGTTCCGCGCCCGGGTGCTCGACCGTTTCTTCCGCGCACCCGATGCCCAGGCGCCCGGCAGCGGCCTGGGCCTGGCCATCGTGCGGGCCGTGGCCGAGCGCCATGGCGGCCGGCTGGCGCTGCTGGCCTCGCCCACGCTGGGCGGGCTGCGGGTGGAGCTGCGCCTGCCCGGCGCCTGA
- the ahpC gene encoding alkyl hydroperoxide reductase subunit C, translating into MSLINKEVAPFKATAYHNGKFVPVSEQNFKGKWSVVVFYPADFTFVCPTELGDLADHYAEFQKLGAEVYGVSTDTHFTHKAWHDTSDTIAKVQYPLIGDPNHQLASFFEVLITEGDDHGLALRGTFVIDPEGRIKTIEVHDNGIGRDATETLRRLKAAQYIAAHPGEVCPAKWSEGAETLTPSLDLVGKI; encoded by the coding sequence ATGTCTCTGATCAACAAGGAAGTCGCTCCTTTCAAGGCCACCGCTTACCACAACGGCAAGTTCGTGCCGGTGAGCGAGCAGAACTTCAAGGGCAAGTGGTCCGTCGTCGTGTTCTACCCGGCCGACTTCACCTTCGTCTGCCCCACCGAACTGGGTGATCTGGCCGACCACTACGCCGAATTCCAGAAGCTGGGCGCCGAAGTCTATGGCGTGTCCACCGACACCCACTTCACCCACAAGGCCTGGCACGACACCTCCGACACCATCGCCAAGGTCCAGTACCCGCTGATCGGCGACCCGAACCACCAGCTGGCCAGCTTCTTCGAAGTGCTGATCACCGAAGGCGACGACCACGGCCTGGCCCTGCGCGGCACCTTCGTGATCGACCCCGAAGGCCGCATCAAGACCATCGAAGTGCACGACAACGGCATCGGCCGTGACGCCACCGAAACCCTGCGCCGCCTGAAGGCCGCCCAGTACATCGCCGCCCACCCCGGCGAAGTCTGCCCCGCCAAGTGGAGCGAAGGCGCCGAGACCCTGACCCCCTCGCTCGACCTGGTCGGCAAGATCTAA
- the ahpF gene encoding alkyl hydroperoxide reductase subunit F, whose translation MLDANLKNALKGYLERVTRPIEIVASVDDSKASGDLKDLLADIVALSDKITVVERSDDGERKPSFLITNPGVDTGLRFAGLPLGHEFTSLVLALLQVGGHPSKAAQDTIDQVKNLEGDYHFETYFSLSCQNCPDVVQALNLMAVLNPNIKHTAIEGSLFPDEIEARQIMSVPTVYLNGTNFGQGRMQLEEIVAKIDSGAVKREAAKIDARAPYDLLVVGGGPAGAAAAVYAARKGIRTGVAAERFGGQVLDTLGIENFISIKETEGPKFAVALEEHVKHYDVDIMNLQRAEAIVPGGELIEVKLASGASLKAKSVVISTGARWRNINVPGEAEYKNKGVAYCPHCDGPLFKGKRVAVIGGGNSGVEAAIDLAGVVGHVTLIEFGDQLRADEVLQRKLRSLPNAKVIVSAQTTAITGDGNKVNGLSYKDRVGGEEHQVELEGVFIQIGLVPNTEWLKGTLELSRHGEIVVDARGQTSLPGVFAAGDVTTVPFKQIIIAAGDGAKAALGAFDHLIRSSVPA comes from the coding sequence ATGCTGGACGCCAACCTCAAGAACGCACTCAAGGGCTACCTGGAGCGTGTCACCAGGCCGATCGAAATCGTCGCCTCGGTGGACGACAGCAAGGCGTCCGGCGACCTGAAGGACCTGCTGGCCGACATCGTCGCGCTGAGCGACAAGATCACCGTGGTCGAGCGCAGCGACGATGGCGAGCGCAAGCCCTCCTTCCTGATCACCAACCCCGGCGTGGACACCGGCCTGCGCTTCGCCGGCCTGCCGCTGGGCCATGAGTTCACCTCGCTGGTGCTGGCGCTGCTGCAGGTCGGCGGCCATCCGTCGAAGGCCGCGCAGGACACCATCGACCAGGTGAAGAACCTCGAAGGCGACTACCACTTCGAAACCTACTTCTCGCTGTCCTGCCAGAACTGCCCGGACGTGGTGCAGGCGCTGAACCTGATGGCGGTGCTCAACCCCAACATCAAGCACACCGCCATCGAAGGCAGCCTGTTCCCCGACGAGATCGAGGCGCGCCAGATCATGTCCGTGCCCACCGTCTATCTGAACGGCACCAACTTCGGCCAGGGCCGCATGCAGCTCGAAGAGATCGTCGCCAAGATCGATTCCGGCGCCGTGAAGCGCGAAGCAGCCAAAATCGATGCCCGCGCGCCCTACGACCTGCTGGTGGTCGGCGGCGGCCCGGCCGGCGCGGCGGCAGCCGTGTATGCCGCCCGCAAGGGCATCCGCACCGGCGTGGCGGCCGAGCGTTTCGGCGGCCAGGTGCTCGACACCCTGGGCATCGAGAACTTCATCTCGATCAAGGAGACCGAAGGGCCGAAGTTCGCCGTGGCGCTGGAAGAGCACGTCAAGCACTACGACGTGGACATCATGAACCTGCAGCGCGCCGAGGCCATCGTGCCCGGCGGCGAGCTGATCGAGGTGAAGCTGGCCAGCGGCGCGTCGCTGAAGGCCAAGTCGGTGGTGATCTCCACCGGCGCCCGGTGGCGCAACATCAACGTGCCCGGTGAGGCCGAGTACAAGAACAAGGGCGTGGCCTACTGCCCGCACTGCGACGGCCCGCTCTTCAAGGGCAAGCGCGTGGCGGTGATCGGCGGCGGCAACTCCGGCGTGGAGGCGGCGATCGACCTGGCCGGCGTGGTCGGCCATGTCACGCTGATCGAGTTCGGCGACCAGCTGCGCGCCGACGAGGTGCTGCAGCGCAAGCTGCGCAGCCTGCCCAACGCCAAGGTCATCGTGTCGGCGCAGACCACGGCCATCACCGGCGACGGCAACAAGGTCAACGGCCTGAGCTACAAGGACCGCGTCGGCGGCGAGGAGCACCAGGTGGAACTCGAAGGCGTGTTCATCCAGATCGGCCTGGTGCCCAACACCGAGTGGCTGAAGGGCACGCTGGAGCTGTCCAGGCACGGCGAGATCGTGGTGGATGCCCGCGGCCAGACCTCGCTGCCCGGCGTGTTCGCCGCCGGTGACGTCACCACGGTGCCGTTCAAGCAGATCATCATCGCGGCCGGCGACGGCGCGAAGGCCGCCCTGGGTGCCTTCGATCACCTGATCCGCAGTTCCGTGCCGGCCTGA
- the bfr gene encoding bacterioferritin, producing MKGDLQVIQHLQAQLKNELTAINQYFLHYRMLKHWGFDKLAKKEYSESIGEMKHADWLMDRIFMLDGLPNLQDLGKLNIGEDVPELLSADLGLEYGAQATIKAGMAHCESVRDYVSRDLLQKILDDTEEHIDFLETQIDLVAKVGLPNYLQSQMGELE from the coding sequence ATGAAGGGCGATCTCCAAGTCATCCAGCATCTGCAGGCCCAGCTCAAGAACGAGCTGACCGCGATCAACCAGTACTTCCTGCACTACCGCATGTTGAAGCACTGGGGCTTCGACAAGCTGGCCAAGAAGGAATACTCCGAATCCATCGGCGAGATGAAGCACGCCGACTGGCTGATGGACCGCATCTTCATGCTCGACGGTCTGCCCAACCTGCAGGACCTGGGCAAGCTCAACATCGGCGAGGACGTGCCCGAGCTGCTGAGCGCCGACCTGGGACTGGAATACGGCGCCCAGGCCACCATCAAGGCCGGCATGGCCCACTGCGAATCGGTGCGCGACTATGTCTCGCGCGACCTGCTGCAGAAGATCCTCGACGACACCGAGGAGCACATCGACTTCCTGGAAACCCAGATCGACCTGGTGGCCAAGGTCGGCCTGCCGAACTACCTGCAGTCGCAGATGGGCGAGCTGGAATAA
- the ppsA gene encoding phosphoenolpyruvate synthase: protein MSALFEATALVVPFENLRMSDVEAVGGKNASLGEMISQLPQGVRVPTGFATTAHAFRQFLAHAGLADRISARLSKLDTEDVRELAVVGAEIRGWIEDQPFPADLEKAIRESFVTLSAGNPAASFAVRSSATAEDLPDASFAGQQETFLNVVGIEDVLHKMKEVFASLYNDRAISYRVHKGFAHDVVALSAGVQRMVRSDLGAAGVMFTIDTESGFDQVVFITSSYGLGETVVQGAVNPDEFYVHKPMLEAGKRAVIRRNLGSKLIQMVFSTPEEKAASGKLVKTVDVPTEQRNRFSLTDADVEQLAKYALVIEKHYARPMDIEWGKDGTDGQIYILQARPETVKSQQAGKAEQRFKLKGTGPVLAEGRAIGQKIGTGPVRLVHDIREMDKVQPGDVLVTDMTDPNWEPVMKRASAIVTNRGGRTCHAAIIARELGIPAVVGCGDATELLKDGTLVTVSCAEGDTGRIYDGLLETEVTEVLRGEMPPVKVKIMMNVGNPQLAFDFCQLPNEGVGLARLEFIINNNIGVHPKAILDYPNVDADLKKAVESVARGHASPKAFYVDKVAEGVATIAAAFWPKPVIVRLSDFKSNEYRKLIGGSRYEPEEENPMLGFRGAARYISTEFREAFAMECEALRRVRDEMGLTNVQVMVPFVRTLKQAERVTGMLAEQGLARGQNDLKVIMMCEVPSNAILADRFLEYFDGFSIGSNDLTQLTLGLDRDSGLELLAADFDERDPAVQAMLSRAIAACLAQGKYVGICGQGPSDHPDFAQWLADEGIASISLNPDSVMDTWKRLAG from the coding sequence ATGTCCGCACTGTTCGAAGCGACCGCCCTGGTCGTTCCGTTTGAAAACCTGAGAATGTCCGACGTCGAGGCGGTCGGCGGCAAGAACGCCAGCCTCGGCGAAATGATCTCGCAGCTGCCCCAGGGCGTGCGGGTGCCCACCGGCTTCGCCACCACCGCCCACGCCTTCCGCCAGTTCCTGGCGCATGCAGGCCTGGCCGACCGCATCAGCGCCCGGCTTTCCAAGCTCGACACCGAGGACGTGCGTGAACTCGCCGTGGTCGGCGCCGAGATCCGCGGCTGGATCGAGGACCAGCCCTTCCCGGCCGATCTGGAAAAAGCCATCCGCGAAAGCTTCGTCACCCTGTCGGCCGGCAACCCCGCCGCCAGCTTCGCCGTGCGTTCCTCCGCCACCGCCGAAGACCTGCCGGACGCATCCTTCGCCGGCCAGCAGGAGACCTTCCTGAACGTCGTCGGCATCGAGGACGTCCTGCACAAGATGAAGGAGGTCTTCGCCTCCCTCTACAACGACCGCGCCATCAGCTACCGCGTGCACAAGGGCTTCGCCCACGACGTGGTGGCCCTGTCGGCCGGCGTGCAGCGCATGGTGCGCTCCGACCTGGGCGCGGCCGGCGTGATGTTCACCATCGACACCGAATCCGGTTTCGACCAGGTGGTCTTCATCACCAGCAGCTACGGCCTGGGCGAGACCGTGGTGCAGGGGGCGGTCAACCCCGACGAGTTCTACGTGCACAAGCCCATGCTCGAAGCCGGCAAGCGCGCGGTGATCCGCCGCAACCTGGGCTCCAAGCTGATCCAGATGGTGTTCTCCACGCCCGAGGAAAAGGCCGCCAGCGGCAAGCTGGTCAAGACCGTGGACGTGCCCACCGAGCAGCGCAACCGCTTCTCGCTGACCGACGCCGACGTCGAGCAGCTCGCCAAATACGCCCTGGTCATCGAGAAGCACTACGCCCGCCCGATGGACATCGAATGGGGCAAGGACGGCACCGACGGCCAGATCTACATCCTGCAGGCCCGCCCCGAGACGGTGAAGAGCCAGCAGGCCGGCAAGGCCGAGCAGCGCTTCAAGCTGAAGGGCACCGGCCCGGTGCTGGCCGAAGGTCGCGCCATCGGCCAGAAGATCGGCACCGGCCCGGTCCGCCTGGTGCACGACATCCGCGAGATGGACAAGGTGCAACCCGGCGACGTGCTGGTCACCGACATGACCGATCCCAACTGGGAGCCGGTGATGAAGCGCGCCAGCGCCATCGTCACCAACCGCGGCGGCCGTACCTGCCACGCGGCCATCATCGCGCGTGAACTGGGCATCCCGGCCGTGGTCGGCTGCGGCGACGCCACCGAACTGCTCAAGGACGGCACCCTGGTCACCGTCAGCTGCGCCGAAGGCGACACCGGCCGCATCTACGACGGCCTGCTCGAGACCGAAGTCACCGAAGTGCTGCGCGGCGAGATGCCGCCGGTCAAGGTGAAGATCATGATGAACGTCGGCAACCCCCAGCTGGCCTTCGACTTCTGCCAGCTGCCCAACGAAGGCGTGGGCCTGGCGCGGCTGGAGTTCATCATCAACAACAACATCGGCGTGCACCCCAAGGCCATCCTCGACTATCCGAATGTCGATGCCGACCTGAAGAAGGCCGTCGAGTCCGTCGCCCGCGGCCATGCCTCGCCCAAGGCCTTCTACGTGGACAAGGTCGCCGAAGGCGTGGCCACCATCGCCGCGGCCTTCTGGCCCAAGCCGGTAATCGTGCGCCTGTCGGACTTCAAGAGCAACGAGTACCGCAAGCTGATCGGCGGCAGCCGCTACGAGCCCGAGGAAGAGAACCCGATGCTGGGTTTCCGCGGCGCCGCCCGCTACATCAGCACCGAGTTCCGCGAAGCCTTCGCCATGGAATGCGAGGCCCTGCGCCGCGTCCGTGACGAGATGGGCCTGACCAACGTGCAGGTGATGGTGCCTTTCGTGCGCACCCTGAAGCAGGCCGAGCGTGTCACCGGCATGCTGGCCGAGCAGGGCCTGGCCCGCGGCCAGAACGACCTGAAGGTCATCATGATGTGCGAGGTGCCGAGCAACGCCATCCTGGCCGACCGCTTCCTGGAATACTTCGACGGCTTCTCCATCGGTTCCAACGACCTGACCCAGCTCACCCTGGGCCTGGACCGCGACTCCGGCCTGGAACTGCTGGCCGCCGATTTCGACGAGCGCGATCCCGCCGTGCAGGCCATGCTCTCGCGTGCCATCGCGGCCTGCCTGGCGCAGGGCAAGTACGTCGGCATCTGCGGCCAAGGCCCGAGCGACCATCCGGACTTCGCCCAGTGGCTGGCCGACGAAGGCATCGCCTCGATCTCGCTGAACCCCGACAGCGTGATGGACACCTGGAAGCGCCTGGCGGGCTGA
- a CDS encoding sodium/substrate symporter small subunit — MTISVTESPSEAGPVRIHRLGGLRILLLAVWAAAAFGTCWFARALPGDGQGGQPLAYALAGQGLLIVFIVLVVLNAIVFNRRDARAQQAGAGAGPGA, encoded by the coding sequence ATGACGATCAGCGTGACCGAATCTCCATCCGAAGCCGGCCCCGTCCGGATCCACCGGCTGGGCGGGCTGCGCATCCTGCTGCTGGCCGTCTGGGCCGCGGCCGCCTTCGGCACCTGCTGGTTCGCCCGGGCGCTGCCCGGCGACGGGCAGGGCGGGCAGCCGCTGGCCTATGCCCTGGCCGGGCAGGGACTGCTGATCGTGTTCATCGTGCTCGTGGTGCTCAACGCCATCGTGTTCAACCGCCGGGATGCCCGGGCGCAGCAAGCAGGCGCCGGGGCAGGGCCCGGTGCCTGA
- the argH gene encoding argininosuccinate lyase has product MSSSASPSPASSNQLDKKSEAWSALFSEPMSDLVKRYTASVFFDKRLWQADIQGSLAHAGMLAAQGIIAADDHASIQRGMAQITGEIESGGFEWKLDLEDVHLNIEARLTQLVGDAGKRLHTGRSRNDQVATDVRLWLRGEIDLIIGLLADLQRALVDIAEKNAEVILPGFTHLQVAQPVAFGHHMLAYVEMFSRDAERLVDVRRRVNRLPLGAAALAGTSYPLDREMVARSLGMVDEAGQAQVCQNSLDAVSDRDFAIEFTAAASLAMVHISRFSEELILWMSQSFGFIDIADRFCTGSSIMPQKKNPDVPELARGKTGRVVGHLMGLITLMKGQPLAYNKDNQEDKEPLFDTVDTLKDTLRIFAEMVGGITVKPEAMEKAALRGYATATDLADYLVKKGLPFRDAHETVAHAVKAAISHRVDLSELPLAVLQEFHPRIEKDVYQVLSLRGSLEARSTLGGTAPNQVRAQIARHRARLN; this is encoded by the coding sequence ATGTCCTCATCCGCCTCTCCGTCCCCCGCCTCCTCCAATCAACTCGACAAGAAGTCCGAGGCGTGGTCCGCTTTGTTCTCGGAGCCGATGAGCGATCTGGTCAAGCGTTATACCGCCAGCGTGTTCTTCGACAAGCGCCTGTGGCAGGCCGACATCCAGGGCAGCCTGGCGCATGCCGGCATGCTGGCGGCGCAAGGGATCATCGCGGCGGACGACCATGCGTCCATCCAGCGCGGCATGGCGCAGATCACCGGCGAGATCGAATCCGGCGGCTTCGAATGGAAGCTCGACCTGGAAGACGTGCACCTCAACATCGAGGCCCGCCTGACCCAACTGGTGGGCGATGCCGGCAAGCGCCTGCACACCGGCCGCAGCCGCAACGATCAGGTGGCCACCGACGTGCGCCTGTGGCTGCGCGGCGAGATCGACCTGATCATCGGCCTGCTGGCCGACCTGCAACGCGCCCTGGTGGACATCGCCGAGAAGAACGCCGAGGTGATCCTGCCCGGCTTCACCCACCTGCAGGTGGCCCAGCCGGTGGCCTTTGGCCACCACATGCTGGCCTATGTGGAAATGTTCTCGCGCGATGCCGAGCGCCTGGTGGATGTGCGCCGCCGCGTCAACCGCCTGCCGCTGGGCGCTGCGGCCCTGGCCGGCACCAGCTATCCGCTGGACCGCGAGATGGTGGCGCGTTCGCTGGGCATGGTGGACGAGGCCGGCCAGGCGCAGGTTTGCCAGAACAGCCTGGACGCGGTGAGCGACCGCGACTTCGCCATCGAATTCACCGCGGCCGCCTCGCTGGCCATGGTGCATATCAGCCGCTTCTCGGAAGAGCTGATCCTGTGGATGAGCCAGAGCTTCGGCTTCATCGACATCGCCGACCGCTTCTGCACCGGCTCCTCGATCATGCCGCAGAAGAAGAACCCCGACGTGCCCGAGCTGGCGCGCGGCAAGACCGGCCGGGTGGTCGGTCACCTGATGGGCCTGATCACCCTGATGAAGGGCCAGCCCCTGGCCTACAACAAGGACAACCAGGAAGACAAGGAGCCGCTGTTCGACACGGTCGATACGCTCAAGGACACCCTGCGCATCTTCGCGGAGATGGTGGGCGGCATCACCGTCAAGCCCGAGGCGATGGAGAAGGCTGCGCTGCGCGGCTATGCCACCGCCACCGACCTGGCCGACTATCTGGTCAAGAAGGGCCTGCCCTTCCGCGATGCGCACGAGACGGTGGCGCATGCGGTGAAGGCGGCGATCTCGCACCGGGTGGACCTGTCGGAGCTGCCGCTGGCCGTGCTGCAGGAGTTCCATCCGCGGATCGAGAAGGACGTCTACCAGGTGCTGTCGCTGCGCGGCTCGCTGGAGGCCCGCTCCACGCTCGGCGGCACTGCGCCGAATCAGGTGCGTGCGCAGATCGCCCGCCACCGGGCCCGGCTGAACTAA